The segment aaaacaatGTAAAAGCTCAACTATCTAATAATTATACAGTTCACTTCTTttaagtttttttttatgctcctcttctttttcaattatctcttttaattttcttttcgTATTTTCCAATGCATCCATACTAGCTTTTTGTTGTTTTTCATCTTCCATATTATTACGAGAATTcctacaaaaaaaaataaataaataaaaaataataataaatatatatataaatataaatatatatatatataaataaatatatatataatataatgagATAAATAAGGACAACATATTTAAGTAAATTCGCATACATAaaattcataatatatatatacatatcaATATGTCTTATTGTGGGAACActaaaataatataacaatatttatcattaatgataaaaaaaaaaaatgattaataatacaaatatatacacatatagatttatatgttttatttatttattttttttaatcatacgaaaatatatttaaaacgCTCCTCTTTATTCTTATCATTTCTCGAAAGGTGTTTTCGTTTCCATGCAAGGCTTCAAATTCTCTCCAATCctgtgaaaaaaaaaaaaaaaaaaaaaaaaaaaaaaaaaaaaaaatttatatatatatatatacatatacatatacatatacatatttaatatatatattcctttCATTTATACCTTGTAGAAATCCATGTATAATAAAGGGTTTGTGTATTGGGctgtatatatatataaggCCCTTACACGCTCATATTCATTTAACTTATATTCCATATCAATGTATATCATACATAATTGTCGAGCctaaaaaggaaaaatatacacagaaaaaaaatatatatgcacataaaacaaatatatatgcacataaaaaaatatatatgttaattttattttcataagTAGTTACACTATCATCTGATAGAGTTTGGATTGCTTCTTCGAAGGCTTCTCTAGCCTTTTGAATTCCATATGCTCTAGATACCTAAAAGGacaaaatatacaaatatatacatatatatgtatatatatatatatatattttattttattttatttgtttcatttaatttgtttattaatttttgtaGGATTGTTGCTTTACCTTGGagataaaaattttataaaatttaattttgtCTGGCTCTTCCAAGAAAGGTATAGCCTCTTTATAAATAGAGagttcttttttaataaatccATAGTTACTTTCAAAGTTAGCATACATTAAGAATATATGTTTGGCGAATTCCTTTGGtataaatgttttattatcattaccATATATAGCTTGTTTGAATAGGTCTCTTacatatgatatatttttatctttatatctttgaatatatttattaatataattaacatatatagGATATACATATGGATAATGAAAAACGGATAATGCTTTTTCATATACTTTAAAAGattcattaaaatattttttttcatataaatagGTAGCTAAGGTTAATACcatttttacatttatacattttgaATGATAAAAGAAATCAAACATATTTAATGTCGTTTCTATCGTTCCATAATTCATTTCCATATCTATAATTAGAGATACTAATTTCATACAacttaataaattaaaattcgtatgataattatttttatttttaaggttattatttaatgatatatCTTCATATAGTAATATAGAAGTTgatgatttatataatgtattatatgattttttatttatatctattGAGAGTCTAGCTATATTTAATGCCTCCTTATAATTTCTTTCTAACAATTCTATTTCTATCCATgcacaaaatatatttgcTATTTCATTAGCACTTTTAAAATATgcattttgttttaaagctaatttaaaaatatttatacaattcatatattcatctttattataataataataagcataactaatatatatatcactTAATTTTCCTATATAATCATTCTTTTCAAAATATCTTAAACACTCatcatataaatgtattttcTCTTCTTCGTTTATTATAGAATCTATTTTACTTAAccatatataaacattatttttattattttttaattttatatctGCTATATATGTTTTACGTTGATCTAATAggtaatttattttatccatatataaatctatAATTAAATTGGTATCTATATCAACATTgttattatgattattatcatcatcattatgattattatcattatcattatcatcatcagataatatattttcctctttatcatattttttttttttttttttttttttttttttttttttttNNNNNNNNNNtttttttttttttttttttttttttttgtttccttttttcctttttaatGTCTTATTTAGAATGTCTTTTTCTCTCTCTTcttgttcatatatatttagatCTATTAACATCTTCAACATTtcaatataattatcaaaTAAAGTTATAAAATCATTAACCGTGTAACATTCGGATATACCCTCTTCATAAGAATCCATAGCTTTATTCCATCTCccatcatatataaaattattcgctaataatatatatatagaagTTATGCTTTCATAAttcttaaatatatataaattgttCTTCAACAAATgtataatatcattatttaagGATCCTTTAGAATTTAAAAGTTTGTATATCTCTTGataaatatcatattttgaaatattCCCGAGGTCAAAATTATCTTCACTATTTAGGATATAAAGGAAGGTGATCATAGcatttttatacattttatattttacataatgcttaaataaatgtattatttgTTCGGGATAAATAGTAACgtatcttttaatatattcataatttataactttattatttatcttCTCATTAAATAATAGTTGATATTCCCATAAATCATTTTGTTGGTTCAAATAAACATTCTGTAAAGAAAGATTAAATATCTGTCggattttttttacattcctttgaatatataaaaattgaatatacataatatatattgatttaaaattatacatatataataaacattgatcaaatattttatttatatatttataattttttttatttctataatATACATCTGTTACCATTTCTATACTATCtttaatataatgataCCATAATTTAAAACTATAAGggaaatattttaatattattgcataaatacaaaaaagGTCGTATaccctttttttttttttttttttatctctATAAATATTGTAAGATTCGTCCTTActaatattcatattatcattactATGTACActcttattattatcatgatCATCTggattattatttatattgatTAAATTTTCCATACAATAttctataatattatgatcaCTTGCAAGGATTGATTTATTATCACCCTTCAAATgtatatcataaaaatgGACCTCGTATAATCctttcatattttttatatacatttctttatacttattaatatataaaaataaatatcttGTTGATATCTTAtcaaaattttcttttatgtctatttcaatatttttaatataactcttattatcatcataatcatcattattcttatttattaaagTTACATCCTTAGATTCAACACACTCGGGGTGTGCTGAGGAATCAAACGCTTCTTCTAAATCCTTataatcatcataattACAAAATTCACCTTCTTTTATGTTAAATGTCTCTTCGTTAAAAAATTCTTCGCACTCATACAGTTCTCCAAATAAAGCCATCCTcttcaatatatatattataaatatatatatatatatatatatataaatatatatatatttatttatttattttaacCTATCATTACTTTTGTtagaataaataatatgcaAATGGNNNNNNNNNNNNNNNNNNNNNNNNNNNNNNNNNNNNNNNNNNNNNNNNNNNNNNNNNNNNNNNNNNNNNNNNNNNNNNNNNNNNNNNNNNNNNNNNNNNNNNNNNNNNNNNNNNNNNNNN is part of the Plasmodium reichenowi strain SY57 chromosome 12, whole genome shotgun sequence genome and harbors:
- a CDS encoding pre-mRNA-splicing factor SYF1, putative, whose protein sequence is MALFGELYECEEFFNEETFNIKEGEFCNYDDYKDLEEAFDSSAHPECVESKDVTLINKNNDDYDDNKSYIKNIEIDIKENFDKISTRYLFLYINKYKEMYIKNMKGLYEVHFYDIHLKGDNKSILASDHNIIEYCMENLININNNPDDHDNNKSVHSNDNMNISKDESYNIYRDKKKKKKRVYDLFCIYAIILKYFPYSFKLWYHYIKDSIEMVTDVYYRNKKNYKYINKIFDQCLLYMYNFKSIYIMYIQFLYIQRNVKKIRQIFNLSLQNVYLNQQNDLWEYQLLFNEKINNKVINYEYIKRYVTIYPEQIIHLFKHYVKYKMYKNAMITFLYILNSEDNFDLGNISKYDIYQEIYKLLNSKGSLNNDIIHLLKNNLYIFKNYESITSIYILLANNFIYDGRWNKAMDSYEEGISECYTVNDFITLFDNYIEMLKMLIDLNIYEQEEREKDILNKTLKRKKGNKKKKKKKKKXXXXKKKKKKKKKKKKYDKEENILSDDDNDNDNNHNDDDNNHNNNVDIDTNLIIDLYMDKINYLLDQRKTYIADIKLKNNKNNVYIWLSKIDSIINEEEKIHLYDECLRYFEKNDYIGKLSDIYISYAYYYYNKDEYMNCINIFKLALKQNAYFKSANEIANIFCAWIEIELLERNYKEALNIARLSIDINKKSYNTLYKSSTSILLYEDISLNNNLKNKNNYHTNFNLLSCMKLVSLIIDMEMNYGTIETTLNMFDFFYHSKCINVKMVLTLATYLYEKKYFNESFKVYEKALSVFHYPYVYPIYVNYINKYIQRYKDKNISYVRDLFKQAIYGNDNKTFIPKEFAKHIFLMYANFESNYGFIKKELSIYKEAIPFLEEPDKIKFYKIFISKVSRAYGIQKAREAFEEAIQTLSDDSARQLCMIYIDMEYKLNEYERVRALYIYTAQYTNPLLYMDFYKDWREFEALHGNENTFREMIRIKRSVLNIFSNSRNNMEDEKQQKASMDALENTKRKLKEIIEKEEEHKKKLKRSELYNY